In one window of Candidatus Stygibacter australis DNA:
- a CDS encoding MFS transporter, with the protein MDIKYYERNVKVFLYYRFFNNMLIIGPVLMLFLLWKGLNYTNIMVLQSISAISVILFEVPTGMVSDKITRHLALFLGSLLCFMGLLLYILGHSFLIFAFAEITFGLGITFTSGSDTSLLYESLVKLDRKKEFQTIMGKTMSVVFIGQGVGAVISSLLYKINPLIPFIISLGFLVVAMIISSLFHDQGRQKSSGSYLSHILQSSKEVFTKKRILWALGFAIIMGIASRSSFWLYQPYFQAVKLDVAWYGVAFLFFNLAAAFSSHYLVNKFKEIRPRRLLLALLFIMGLSFLLPALHPAIYLIPVFALQQFVRGLYNPTMSFYINHQVEDHNRATVSSMVSMAASLGFAIFSPLSGYWLDRIGAIPTYFRMTWFTWSGFVLLFIFWRIHKRAKKRSCSS; encoded by the coding sequence ATGGATATCAAATACTACGAAAGAAACGTGAAGGTATTCCTTTACTATAGATTTTTTAATAACATGCTGATCATCGGTCCTGTACTGATGCTTTTTCTGCTTTGGAAAGGGTTGAACTATACCAATATCATGGTCTTGCAATCTATCTCAGCAATCTCAGTGATACTATTTGAAGTCCCTACTGGTATGGTTTCTGATAAGATCACCAGGCATCTGGCACTATTCTTGGGAAGCCTGCTGTGCTTCATGGGGTTGCTGCTATATATCTTAGGACACAGCTTTTTGATCTTTGCATTTGCAGAAATAACTTTTGGATTGGGCATTACATTCACCAGCGGCTCTGATACCTCACTATTATATGAGAGCCTGGTGAAACTTGACCGTAAAAAGGAATTTCAGACTATTATGGGTAAGACGATGTCAGTAGTTTTCATTGGTCAAGGTGTGGGAGCAGTTATCAGCAGTCTTTTATATAAGATCAATCCATTGATCCCATTCATAATAAGTCTGGGCTTTCTGGTTGTGGCGATGATAATCTCCTCCCTGTTCCATGATCAGGGCAGACAAAAATCCTCTGGCAGTTATCTGAGCCATATCCTGCAAAGCAGTAAGGAAGTATTTACCAAAAAGCGGATCCTGTGGGCACTTGGATTTGCCATTATCATGGGGATAGCCAGCAGGAGCAGTTTCTGGCTTTATCAGCCCTATTTTCAGGCTGTGAAGCTCGATGTTGCCTGGTATGGAGTTGCATTTCTCTTCTTCAATCTGGCAGCAGCTTTTTCCTCTCATTATCTGGTGAATAAATTCAAGGAAATAAGACCGCGACGCCTGCTGCTGGCACTACTCTTTATTATGGGTTTGTCATTTTTACTGCCAGCCCTGCATCCGGCAATCTATCTCATCCCAGTATTTGCCTTGCAGCAATTTGTGCGGGGACTTTATAATCCCACTATGAGCTTTTATATCAATCATCAGGTGGAAGATCACAATCGGGCAACCGTCAGCTCAATGGTGAGTATGGCAGCCAGTCTGGGTTTTGCCATATTTTCGCCTCTCAGTGGATACTGGCTGGATAGAATCGGAGCAATCCCCACCTATTTCCGTATGACCTGGTTCACCTGGAGCGGGTTTGTGCTGCTTTTCATCTTCTGGCGTATTCATAAACGGGCAAAAAAAAGAAGCTGTAGCTCCTAA